In Niveispirillum cyanobacteriorum, the following proteins share a genomic window:
- the leuD gene encoding 3-isopropylmalate dehydratase small subunit, with the protein MQKFTRLTGVAAPLFQPNIDTDAIIPSREMKRVSKEGLGEGMFADWRYRDVANRVENPDFVLNQPAFRHAPILLAGPNFGCGSSREHAVWALQDYGIRCVIAPSFGAIFQGNCVRNGILPLVLPEPSVAALARSVEPQTLTIDLAAQYVRAPDGTDLPFAIGPADKDMLLEGLDAIGVTLKRLPTIQDFEGAYRARQPWLFF; encoded by the coding sequence ATGCAGAAATTCACCCGCCTGACCGGCGTCGCAGCCCCCCTTTTTCAGCCCAATATCGACACCGACGCCATCATCCCCTCACGCGAGATGAAGCGGGTATCCAAGGAAGGACTGGGTGAGGGGATGTTCGCCGATTGGCGCTATCGCGACGTCGCCAACCGTGTCGAGAACCCCGATTTCGTGCTGAACCAGCCCGCATTCCGGCATGCCCCAATTTTGCTGGCGGGGCCCAATTTCGGCTGTGGATCCAGCCGGGAGCATGCCGTCTGGGCCTTGCAGGATTATGGCATCCGCTGTGTGATCGCCCCCAGCTTCGGTGCGATTTTTCAGGGCAATTGCGTGCGCAACGGCATTCTGCCGCTGGTGCTGCCGGAACCCAGTGTTGCGGCGCTGGCCCGATCTGTGGAGCCGCAGACCTTGACCATTGATCTGGCGGCGCAATATGTGCGCGCACCGGACGGTACCGACCTGCCCTTTGCCATTGGCCCCGCCGACAAGGATATGCTGCTGGAAGGGCTGGACGCCATCGGCGTCACCTTGAAGCGGCTTCCCACCATCCAAGATTTTGAGGGTGCTTATCGCGCCCGGCAGCCCTGGCTGTTCTTCTGA
- a CDS encoding CaiB/BaiF CoA transferase family protein: MSQDDNPAPLPLAGLKVVELTHMVMGPTVGMVLGDLGADVVKVEPIGGDNTRRLLGSGAGYFPMYSRNKRSLSVDLKSPEGKQVALDLIDRADVLIENFRPGAMEALGFGEEALKARNPGLIYCSAKGFLTGPYENRAALDEVAQMMGGLAYMTGPPGRPLRAGASVIDVIGGLFGVIGVLAALIQRGTLGRGQTVKSALFENCVFLVGQHMAQYVVTGSAARPMPVRISAWAIYDQFQTKDEQTVFAGVVTDGQWVAFCKAFGLDEFATDETLARNNGRVQARDRIIPYVQDLFKSFTKAELLVKLEEIGLPFAPINRPEDLFDDPHLAASGGLLELHLPDDQRTVRLPALPVEMDGQRPCLLRDLAKPGAHTGEVLAELGYPPDRIADLVSRGLVAQAEG, encoded by the coding sequence ATGTCGCAGGACGACAATCCCGCCCCCCTGCCGCTGGCCGGGCTGAAGGTGGTGGAACTCACCCATATGGTCATGGGCCCCACCGTGGGCATGGTGCTGGGTGATCTGGGTGCCGATGTGGTCAAGGTGGAACCGATCGGCGGCGACAATACCCGCCGCCTGCTGGGTTCCGGTGCCGGTTACTTCCCCATGTATAGCCGTAATAAGCGCAGCCTGTCCGTCGATCTGAAATCCCCGGAAGGCAAGCAGGTGGCGCTGGACCTGATCGACCGCGCAGACGTGCTGATAGAGAATTTCCGCCCCGGCGCCATGGAAGCTCTTGGTTTTGGTGAAGAGGCGCTGAAGGCCCGCAATCCCGGCCTGATCTATTGCTCCGCCAAGGGCTTCCTGACCGGCCCCTATGAAAATCGCGCCGCTCTGGATGAGGTGGCGCAGATGATGGGCGGTCTTGCCTATATGACAGGCCCACCGGGCCGTCCGTTGCGGGCCGGGGCCTCGGTCATCGATGTCATTGGCGGGCTGTTCGGGGTGATCGGCGTTCTGGCGGCCCTGATCCAGCGTGGCACGCTGGGTCGTGGTCAGACGGTGAAGTCGGCGCTGTTTGAGAATTGCGTGTTCCTGGTGGGACAGCATATGGCGCAGTATGTGGTGACCGGCAGCGCCGCCCGGCCCATGCCCGTGCGCATCTCCGCCTGGGCCATCTATGACCAGTTCCAGACCAAGGATGAGCAAACGGTCTTCGCCGGCGTCGTCACCGATGGGCAATGGGTCGCGTTCTGCAAGGCCTTTGGTTTGGATGAGTTCGCTACGGATGAGACGCTGGCCCGCAATAACGGCCGCGTCCAGGCGCGCGACCGCATCATCCCCTATGTCCAAGACCTGTTCAAAAGCTTCACCAAGGCGGAACTGCTGGTAAAGCTGGAGGAGATCGGGCTGCCATTCGCCCCCATCAACAGGCCCGAAGATCTGTTCGATGATCCGCATCTGGCGGCATCGGGCGGGTTGCTGGAACTGCATCTGCCCGACGATCAGCGCACCGTCCGCCTGCCGGCCCTGCCGGTGGAGATGGATGGCCAGCGTCCATGCCTGCTCCGCGATCTGGCCAAGCCGGGTGCGCATACAGGTGAGGTTCTCGCTGAGCTGGGTTATCCCCCCGACCGTATCGCCGACCTTGTGTCTCGCGGTTTGGTGGCGCAGGCGGAGGGTTGA
- a CDS encoding hydroxymethylglutaryl-CoA lyase produces the protein MSGSFIELSEVGPRDGLQSISPIMPTEAKKAWIAAEAAAGVREIEVGSFVPAKILPQLADTAELVAFARTIPGLTVAVLVPNLKGAEAAVAAGAHKITIPLSVSETHSLRNVRRTHAQMLEETAAIAALIQAQPAGNRPKFEGGLSTAFGCTLEGVVPESRVLEIAEALMKAGCDEVGLSDTTGYANPAQVKRLIRAVRGVVGDHACSGVHLHNTRGLGLANALAALDEGVTTLDASLGGIGGCPFAPGASGNIVTEDLAFMLAAMGYDTGIDLEKLLAVREIVTAALPDTEMYGFTPDAGLPKGFRGAWGV, from the coding sequence ATGTCCGGCAGCTTCATCGAATTATCCGAGGTTGGCCCCCGCGACGGGCTGCAAAGCATCAGCCCCATCATGCCAACAGAGGCCAAGAAGGCCTGGATCGCGGCGGAAGCGGCGGCGGGTGTGCGGGAGATTGAGGTTGGGTCCTTCGTGCCGGCTAAAATCCTGCCGCAACTGGCCGACACGGCCGAACTGGTGGCCTTTGCCCGCACCATCCCCGGCCTGACGGTGGCCGTACTGGTGCCCAATCTAAAGGGGGCGGAGGCAGCGGTCGCCGCCGGTGCCCACAAGATCACCATCCCGCTGTCGGTCAGCGAAACCCACAGCCTGCGCAATGTGCGGCGCACCCACGCGCAGATGCTGGAGGAGACAGCCGCCATCGCCGCCCTGATCCAGGCGCAACCCGCAGGCAACCGACCCAAGTTCGAGGGCGGCCTGTCCACGGCCTTCGGTTGCACCTTGGAAGGGGTGGTGCCAGAATCCCGGGTGCTTGAAATCGCCGAGGCCTTGATGAAAGCCGGCTGTGACGAGGTCGGCCTGTCCGACACGACCGGTTACGCCAACCCGGCCCAGGTCAAGCGCCTGATCCGCGCGGTACGCGGCGTGGTGGGCGACCATGCCTGTTCCGGCGTGCATCTGCACAATACACGCGGCCTTGGTCTGGCCAATGCGCTGGCGGCGTTGGATGAGGGGGTCACGACCCTTGACGCCTCGCTGGGCGGTATCGGCGGCTGCCCGTTCGCGCCCGGCGCGTCGGGCAATATCGTCACCGAAGATCTGGCCTTCATGCTGGCGGCCATGGGCTATGACACGGGCATCGACCTGGAAAAGCTGCTGGCAGTGCGGGAGATTGTGACGGCGGCCCTGCCGGACACGGAAATGTACGGGTTCACGCCCGACGCCGGGTTACCTAAGGGGTTCAGGGGCGCCTGGGGCGTGTGA
- a CDS encoding VOC family protein, which yields MKLLRAATLTVADPEASAARYVEWLDYSIIERGTLSPELAAAWGAPDSAGRAYAVLQPSSGADVFLRFVAGDPVHDYRPLRTYGWAAIEICVQDVLKVNERMLNSPFEIIGPPREIDGLPAIYPMQVKGPDGEIVYLTQIRDNLPAFDLPRAASLIDKLFILVLACSDMEASIDWFEKAVGLSLGRKMDIVYTMLGNAFNLPMEQLHTISTVVHERDVFLELDQYPDAATSRPSHSGQLPPGIAICTLSHPDLSTVKGDWITPPTRRDGAVYGGQLTGTLRAPDGTLVELVQLG from the coding sequence ATGAAATTGTTGCGCGCCGCCACCCTGACCGTGGCCGATCCCGAGGCCAGTGCCGCCCGCTATGTCGAGTGGCTGGATTACAGCATCATCGAACGCGGCACCCTTTCCCCCGAACTGGCCGCCGCCTGGGGCGCGCCGGATAGTGCTGGCCGGGCCTATGCCGTCTTGCAACCCTCCAGCGGGGCCGACGTTTTCCTGCGCTTCGTGGCGGGTGATCCTGTACACGACTATCGCCCCTTGCGCACCTATGGCTGGGCCGCCATCGAAATCTGTGTGCAGGACGTGTTGAAGGTGAACGAGCGGATGCTGAACAGCCCGTTCGAAATCATCGGACCACCGCGTGAGATCGACGGGCTGCCCGCCATCTACCCGATGCAGGTGAAGGGGCCGGACGGGGAAATCGTCTATCTGACCCAGATCCGCGACAACCTGCCGGCATTCGACCTGCCCCGCGCGGCCAGCCTGATCGACAAGCTGTTCATCCTGGTGCTGGCCTGTTCCGATATGGAAGCCAGCATCGACTGGTTCGAAAAGGCGGTTGGCCTCAGCCTGGGGCGCAAGATGGACATCGTCTATACGATGCTGGGGAACGCCTTCAACCTTCCCATGGAACAGCTGCACACGATCAGCACTGTGGTGCATGAACGCGACGTGTTCCTGGAACTGGATCAGTATCCCGACGCCGCCACCTCACGCCCGTCCCATTCCGGACAACTCCCCCCCGGCATCGCCATCTGCACCCTGTCTCACCCTGACCTGTCCACGGTCAAGGGCGACTGGATCACCCCGCCCACCCGCCGCGATGGCGCCGTCTATGGCGGGCAACTGACCGGCACGCTGCGGGCGCCCGACGGTACGCTGGTGGAACTGGTGCAACTGGGGTGA
- a CDS encoding class I SAM-dependent methyltransferase, whose amino-acid sequence MDGSGKPIDDRDAALLATYDGPPDYRVVGRHGIFPEMTHDEVERFNFLAHMNRHLAGRVMPGVKAAFDARVAPGKSFNDRHQVRRALTQDPYWQVWSALRRNTMEMRQQAGRWVTLRQQEELAARAAALTDGDPRLVLDPTLVLPRYVSSIDHHCMPGSYHTEYGPGDVANAANYDSGLFATTGGMLGRYSDGGGQAVARWVARNLPDFKPKRILDMGCGLGHNVLPLAQAFPEAEVVAVDVGAPMLRYGLARAKSLGVENVTFVQANVESLPQFADGSFDWVQTTMFLHETSYSSMRRIFKESHRLLSPGGIVLHVEQPQYNPAMPLFEQAMRDWDAFYNAEPFWTKMHEADLDAWMVQAGFAKESLIHGGVTAVVDKSVFPDAADDNGEDYGRKAAWHVVGARKEIV is encoded by the coding sequence ATGGACGGATCAGGCAAGCCCATTGACGACCGCGATGCGGCCCTTCTCGCCACCTATGACGGGCCGCCCGACTACCGGGTGGTTGGCCGTCACGGGATCTTCCCGGAAATGACGCATGATGAGGTGGAGCGGTTCAACTTTCTGGCCCATATGAACCGCCATCTGGCGGGCCGGGTGATGCCGGGTGTGAAGGCCGCCTTTGATGCGCGTGTGGCGCCGGGCAAAAGCTTCAACGACCGGCATCAGGTGCGCCGCGCCCTGACCCAGGACCCGTACTGGCAGGTCTGGTCAGCGCTGCGCCGCAACACCATGGAGATGCGGCAGCAGGCAGGCCGCTGGGTCACGCTGCGCCAGCAGGAGGAGCTGGCGGCCCGCGCTGCCGCCCTTACCGATGGCGATCCGCGTCTGGTGCTGGACCCGACACTGGTGCTGCCGCGTTATGTATCGTCCATTGACCATCATTGCATGCCCGGCAGTTATCACACCGAATATGGGCCGGGCGATGTGGCCAATGCCGCCAATTATGACAGCGGCCTGTTCGCGACCACGGGGGGCATGCTGGGCCGTTATTCCGATGGCGGCGGGCAGGCTGTGGCCCGCTGGGTCGCCCGCAATCTGCCCGATTTCAAGCCCAAGCGCATATTGGATATGGGCTGCGGCCTGGGCCATAACGTCCTGCCCCTGGCCCAGGCCTTTCCAGAAGCCGAAGTTGTGGCCGTCGATGTCGGCGCGCCCATGCTGCGCTATGGCTTGGCTCGGGCCAAAAGTCTGGGTGTGGAGAATGTGACCTTTGTACAAGCCAATGTCGAAAGCCTGCCGCAATTCGCCGATGGCAGCTTTGATTGGGTGCAGACCACCATGTTCCTGCACGAAACCAGCTACAGCTCCATGCGGCGCATCTTCAAGGAGAGCCATCGCCTGCTATCGCCGGGGGGCATCGTACTGCATGTGGAGCAGCCGCAATACAATCCGGCCATGCCCCTGTTCGAACAGGCCATGCGCGATTGGGACGCTTTTTACAACGCCGAGCCGTTCTGGACAAAGATGCATGAGGCAGACCTGGACGCCTGGATGGTACAGGCCGGCTTTGCCAAGGAAAGCCTGATCCATGGCGGTGTCACCGCCGTGGTGGATAAATCCGTCTTCCCCGACGCCGCCGATGACAATGGCGAGGATTATGGCCGCAAGGCGGCCTGGCATGTCGTGGGTGCCCGTAAGGAGATTGTGTAA
- a CDS encoding FAD-binding oxidoreductase yields MPDNLPPHDPITGLTADISAAIGADRVSLSPERRALFSQDIWSKAPHPVDIVVTPTDTQSLAHAVRLAAAAGLAVLPRGGGMSYTGGYVGAAPPALLIDMSAMDRVLSIDPDNMRVTVEAGCTWKALHAALSPLGLRTPFWGPLSGISSTVGGGLSQQNAFFGAGLYGTTSESIIGLRVVLSDGTMLTTGARRPQDGNPFYRFYGPDLTGLFCGDCGALGIKAEITLRLMPLPAHEGYLSFSFGERDQCLAALADVVRSGIAAETCAFDPALARVRMKRASMLSDVKALGNVIAKQKSIMGGVREAARIALAGRSFIPDECWSLHLTVEGRSAAAVEADLTALRAIGRRHQGAEVENTIPKVLRAQPFTPLNNVLGPAGERWVPVHGIVAPGDAIAAQAAVEEALATMAVELTDACVTIGYMLTSMSTNSFLIEPVFFWPEAREALHEATVEPGILSRLPLQAPNPTVTALVARARKAVVTALQPFGAAHFQVGRTYPLSQDSDPAAFALLRAIKASIDPDHRINPGVLGLQD; encoded by the coding sequence ATGCCAGACAATCTGCCGCCCCATGACCCGATCACCGGTCTGACCGCCGACATTTCCGCCGCCATCGGCGCCGACCGGGTCAGCCTGTCGCCCGAACGCCGGGCGCTTTTCAGCCAGGATATCTGGTCTAAGGCTCCACATCCGGTCGACATCGTCGTCACACCCACGGATACCCAGTCACTCGCCCACGCGGTGCGGCTGGCCGCGGCGGCGGGGCTGGCCGTCCTGCCACGCGGCGGCGGCATGAGCTATACGGGCGGCTATGTCGGGGCAGCACCGCCGGCGCTGCTGATCGATATGTCGGCCATGGACCGGGTCCTCTCTATCGACCCCGACAATATGCGGGTGACGGTGGAGGCGGGCTGCACCTGGAAAGCCCTGCATGCGGCGTTGAGCCCACTGGGTCTGCGTACACCTTTCTGGGGGCCGCTATCGGGGATCAGTTCGACTGTTGGCGGCGGCCTGTCCCAACAGAATGCCTTTTTCGGCGCCGGCCTTTATGGCACGACCTCGGAAAGCATCATCGGGCTGCGCGTGGTGCTGTCCGATGGTACCATGCTGACCACCGGCGCCCGCCGGCCCCAGGATGGCAATCCCTTCTACCGCTTCTACGGCCCCGATCTGACGGGCCTGTTCTGTGGCGATTGCGGTGCCCTGGGCATCAAGGCGGAAATCACCCTGCGCCTGATGCCCCTGCCAGCCCATGAAGGGTATCTGTCTTTCAGCTTTGGAGAGCGGGATCAATGCCTGGCGGCGCTGGCGGATGTGGTGCGCAGCGGCATCGCGGCGGAAACCTGCGCCTTCGACCCCGCCCTGGCACGGGTAAGGATGAAGCGCGCCTCCATGTTGTCCGACGTCAAGGCCCTAGGCAATGTCATCGCCAAACAGAAATCCATTATGGGCGGGGTGCGGGAGGCGGCGCGCATCGCGCTGGCTGGGCGCAGCTTCATTCCGGACGAATGCTGGAGCCTGCATCTGACGGTGGAGGGGCGGTCGGCGGCGGCCGTGGAGGCGGACCTGACCGCGTTACGTGCCATCGGTCGCCGCCATCAGGGGGCGGAGGTGGAGAATACCATCCCCAAGGTGCTGCGCGCCCAGCCCTTCACGCCGCTCAACAATGTGCTGGGGCCGGCGGGCGAACGCTGGGTACCCGTTCACGGCATCGTCGCCCCCGGTGACGCCATCGCGGCCCAGGCGGCGGTGGAGGAGGCGTTGGCGACGATGGCGGTTGAACTGACCGACGCCTGCGTCACCATAGGCTATATGCTGACCTCCATGTCGACCAACAGTTTCCTGATTGAGCCGGTCTTCTTCTGGCCCGAGGCACGCGAAGCGCTGCATGAGGCGACGGTGGAGCCGGGTATCCTGTCGCGCCTGCCGCTTCAGGCACCCAACCCCACGGTCACGGCCCTGGTGGCCCGGGCGCGCAAGGCTGTGGTGACGGCGTTGCAGCCGTTCGGGGCCGCCCATTTCCAGGTCGGGCGTACCTATCCGCTGTCGCAGGATTCCGACCCTGCGGCCTTTGCCCTTCTGCGCGCCATCAAAGCGTCCATCGACCCTGATCACCGCATCAACCCGGGGGTTCTGGGGCTGCAGGATTAA
- a CDS encoding TonB-dependent receptor, which yields MQKKHVFLKSGGCALLALLSATPSLAQQAQPQGLLEEIIVTAQRRAESVQDVPVAITAFSASELERRQITETLDLINAVPNLIGANNTGLGSANQYYLRALGNTETIATFDPPVGTYVDDIYVSRQNANNFAFFDVERIEVLRGPQGTLFGRNTTGGAVNVIMAKPHDTLGGFAEIGYGKYDEKSARASIDIPLSETVLTKFSAFKIKNDGWAKNLTTGEDNNGEDTTGLRGAVRWLVSDAVTWDISSDYMDSDSDSLLNTKEGGRRVTRTGLTKQGGALRTYLVGEKGDYGLGNNVRTWTLTSNIAVETAGPTINVISGYRDLRQEYALDFANLPRATGGFAIANTSDHDQFSQEIKANGSLFSDKLDYVVGVYYLHEDNETDFADLLNFAAPTVLADRTLTNTTEAKAAYAQFDFHATDRLTATAGLRFTEEKKTIGIVSNGNPRSVANFSTANMVALGIPDDLTTAIWTPRFALEFEAADDVMLFASATRGFKSGGWNARGTSAEVIRSFSAEKVWSYETGARSEWLDGSLRVNLNAFYTDVSDFQIPSAFQQASGAIAFITGNYADMEVQGLEAEFTWVPVEGLNLSAALGVQESKYKRYAASVLTQQAQCRAGTTARCGQGIVTPAGNIAEPVRSPDVTLNLSGSYDIAIGEYLLTPSVSMTHVGKHWVQTSNVLASYENGYTTYSGGLTFGPADGPWSASLECSNCTDVTYRTSFLISTYLNRPVTWTGRLKYKF from the coding sequence ATGCAGAAGAAGCATGTCTTCTTGAAAAGCGGCGGCTGTGCGCTTCTGGCGCTGCTGTCGGCCACCCCGTCATTGGCCCAGCAAGCCCAGCCCCAGGGCCTTCTGGAAGAAATCATCGTGACGGCACAGCGCCGCGCGGAATCGGTGCAGGACGTGCCCGTCGCCATTACCGCGTTTTCCGCATCGGAGCTTGAGCGGCGGCAGATCACGGAGACCCTGGACCTGATCAATGCCGTGCCCAACCTGATCGGCGCCAATAATACCGGCCTGGGGTCGGCCAACCAATATTATCTGCGGGCGCTCGGTAACACCGAAACCATCGCCACCTTCGACCCGCCCGTCGGCACCTATGTCGATGACATCTATGTCAGCCGGCAGAACGCCAACAACTTCGCCTTCTTCGATGTGGAGCGGATCGAAGTGCTGCGCGGGCCGCAGGGCACCCTGTTCGGGCGCAACACCACGGGCGGCGCGGTCAATGTCATCATGGCCAAGCCCCACGATACGCTGGGTGGCTTCGCCGAAATCGGCTATGGCAAATATGATGAGAAATCGGCCCGCGCCTCCATCGACATCCCCCTGTCGGAAACGGTTTTGACCAAGTTCTCGGCCTTCAAGATCAAGAATGACGGCTGGGCCAAGAACCTGACGACGGGGGAGGATAATAATGGTGAGGATACGACCGGCCTGCGCGGCGCCGTTCGCTGGCTGGTGTCCGACGCTGTCACCTGGGACATCTCGTCCGACTATATGGACAGCGACAGCGACAGCCTGCTGAACACCAAGGAAGGGGGACGTCGTGTCACCCGTACCGGCCTGACCAAGCAGGGTGGGGCGCTGCGGACCTATCTGGTGGGCGAGAAGGGCGATTACGGCCTTGGTAACAATGTCCGCACCTGGACCCTGACCTCCAACATTGCGGTGGAGACGGCGGGTCCGACCATCAATGTCATTTCCGGCTATCGCGACCTGCGCCAGGAATATGCGCTGGATTTCGCGAACCTGCCCCGCGCCACGGGCGGCTTTGCCATCGCGAATACCAGCGATCATGACCAGTTCAGCCAAGAGATCAAGGCCAACGGCTCCCTGTTCAGCGACAAGCTGGATTATGTGGTTGGTGTCTATTACCTGCATGAGGATAATGAGACCGACTTCGCCGATCTTTTGAACTTTGCGGCGCCCACGGTTCTGGCCGACCGGACCCTGACCAACACGACGGAGGCCAAGGCCGCCTATGCGCAGTTCGATTTCCATGCCACCGACCGTCTGACGGCCACCGCCGGCCTGCGCTTTACTGAAGAGAAGAAGACCATCGGCATTGTCTCGAACGGCAACCCACGGTCGGTGGCGAATTTCAGCACCGCCAACATGGTGGCTCTTGGCATTCCCGATGACCTGACGACGGCCATCTGGACCCCGCGCTTTGCGCTGGAGTTCGAAGCGGCGGACGACGTGATGCTGTTCGCGTCCGCCACGCGTGGCTTCAAGTCCGGTGGCTGGAACGCACGCGGCACCTCAGCAGAAGTCATCCGCAGCTTCTCGGCGGAAAAGGTCTGGTCATACGAAACGGGCGCGCGTTCCGAATGGCTGGATGGCAGCCTGCGGGTCAACTTGAACGCCTTCTATACCGATGTCAGCGACTTCCAGATCCCGTCCGCCTTTCAGCAGGCCAGCGGTGCCATCGCCTTCATCACCGGCAATTATGCCGACATGGAAGTGCAGGGGCTGGAGGCGGAATTCACCTGGGTGCCCGTGGAGGGCCTGAACCTCTCTGCCGCCCTGGGCGTGCAGGAAAGCAAGTATAAGCGCTACGCCGCCTCCGTCCTGACCCAGCAGGCGCAGTGCCGGGCCGGGACCACGGCCCGGTGTGGCCAGGGTATCGTCACGCCGGCGGGCAATATCGCCGAACCGGTGCGCAGCCCCGATGTCACCCTGAACCTCTCTGGTTCCTATGACATCGCCATTGGTGAATATCTGCTGACCCCGTCGGTCAGCATGACCCATGTCGGCAAGCACTGGGTCCAGACCAGCAATGTCCTGGCCTCCTATGAAAATGGCTATACGACCTACAGCGGCGGCCTCACCTTCGGCCCCGCCGATGGTCCCTGGTCGGCCTCATTGGAATGCTCCAACTGTACCGACGTGACTTATCGCACCTCCTTCCTGATCTCCACTTACCTGAACCGTCCCGTCACCTGGACGGGCCGTCTGAAGTATAAGTTCTGA
- a CDS encoding LysR family transcriptional regulator, producing MELRDLEYFLAVVDTGSLTLAARQKGLSQQALSKSLARLEGELGVLLLERTPKGVRVTRMGEALLSRARSVLGEMGQFRRDLDLALGRSSTQLALGISPAAAAGIGRHAVPRLQRMFPRLHLRVEAGVEPVFVRMLLAGDIDLAITTSAAATDPQITVNTLEHERWIVAGRRDHPVLSHARTLADLAGCDWIYGPMPDGLDGRIDRFFLQQGAEPIRPRITSSSILFGLSILTSTDLLAILPRSMVTDSAGLMGRDIADGAWTTPLTIMRRRRAAPSAFETALIDILSDEARRACHAV from the coding sequence ATGGAACTGCGGGACCTGGAATATTTCCTGGCCGTCGTTGATACCGGCAGCCTGACCCTGGCCGCCCGGCAAAAGGGGTTGAGCCAGCAGGCCCTGTCCAAAAGCCTGGCGCGGCTGGAGGGGGAACTGGGCGTCCTGCTGCTGGAACGCACGCCGAAGGGCGTTCGCGTGACCCGCATGGGGGAGGCATTGCTGTCCCGCGCCCGGTCTGTCCTGGGGGAGATGGGGCAGTTCCGCCGGGACCTGGATTTGGCGCTGGGGCGCAGCAGCACGCAACTGGCGCTGGGCATCAGTCCCGCCGCCGCCGCCGGCATCGGCCGCCACGCCGTCCCCCGCTTGCAGCGGATGTTCCCGCGCCTGCATCTGCGGGTGGAGGCGGGGGTAGAGCCGGTCTTTGTGCGCATGCTGCTGGCCGGCGATATTGATCTGGCCATCACCACCAGTGCGGCGGCCACGGACCCGCAGATCACGGTTAACACGCTGGAACATGAACGCTGGATCGTGGCCGGGCGGCGTGACCATCCGGTCCTGTCGCATGCACGCACCCTGGCCGATCTGGCAGGCTGCGACTGGATCTACGGCCCCATGCCCGACGGGTTGGACGGGCGCATCGACCGGTTCTTCCTGCAACAGGGAGCGGAGCCGATCCGACCGCGCATAACCTCTTCATCCATCCTGTTCGGTCTGTCGATCCTAACTAGCACCGACCTTCTGGCTATTCTGCCCCGATCAATGGTCACTGACAGCGCCGGTCTGATGGGGCGGGACATAGCCGATGGTGCCTGGACCACGCCGCTCACCATCATGCGTCGTCGCCGTGCAGCACCGTCAGCTTTTGAGACGGCGCTGATCGACATCCTGTCAGACGAGGCCCGGCGTGCCTGCCATGCGGTGTAA
- a CDS encoding YciI family protein, whose amino-acid sequence MMNSNPPIVPRVDSPTFLVLAYDIADGIQATALRDQHMEGHLTHMEAHWTRYVCAGPMRTDDGKRFIGSMFLLRAEDRADVDSLMRGDPYFRCGLYARVEVVPTVVAIGTAIGGRIWASVDQLKTGGARG is encoded by the coding sequence ATGATGAACAGCAATCCGCCCATCGTCCCTCGCGTCGACAGCCCGACCTTCCTGGTCCTGGCCTATGACATTGCCGATGGAATTCAGGCCACGGCCTTGCGGGACCAGCATATGGAAGGGCATCTGACTCATATGGAGGCGCACTGGACACGCTATGTCTGCGCCGGACCGATGCGCACCGATGACGGCAAGAGGTTTATCGGTTCCATGTTCCTGCTGCGGGCCGAGGACCGGGCGGATGTTGATAGCCTGATGCGGGGTGACCCCTACTTCCGCTGCGGCCTTTATGCCCGGGTGGAGGTTGTGCCAACAGTTGTGGCCATCGGCACCGCTATCGGTGGCCGCATCTGGGCCAGCGTCGATCAGTTGAAGACCGGCGGAGCCAGGGGATAG
- a CDS encoding zinc-binding dehydrogenase: MKFDECIDHREVDWLSALAKACPTGIDCYYDGVGGRLLEGVMGHLALGARIVLVGMMEQYKAATPLPGPNLVPLIKARARMEGLVVYDYWSEMPTFRQRMAPLVRDGDVVVREERVNGLDAAPAALTRLMAGGNFGKMVLDL, encoded by the coding sequence CTGAAGTTCGATGAATGCATCGACCATCGTGAGGTCGATTGGCTGTCAGCCCTGGCGAAGGCCTGCCCAACCGGAATCGATTGTTACTATGACGGGGTTGGCGGACGATTGCTGGAGGGGGTGATGGGCCATCTGGCCCTGGGCGCGCGTATCGTCCTGGTCGGTATGATGGAGCAGTACAAGGCGGCCACTCCCCTGCCCGGCCCCAATCTAGTCCCCCTGATCAAGGCGCGCGCACGGATGGAAGGGCTGGTTGTTTATGATTACTGGTCGGAAATGCCGACATTCCGCCAGCGGATGGCACCTCTGGTCAGGGATGGCGACGTGGTTGTGCGAGAGGAACGAGTAAACGGGTTGGACGCTGCTCCCGCCGCTCTGACCCGGCTGATGGCGGGGGGCAATTTCGGCAAAATGGTTCTGGATCTGTGA